The Acidobacteriota bacterium genome has a segment encoding these proteins:
- a CDS encoding carbohydrate ABC transporter permease: MNSRHERLGLVIRKALIYAGLAVMLALALAPILWIFLISLKTDKEIIASVPRIVFTPTLENYKAILIGVKAAGAETARPEFVHYFLNSLIITSGAVLVSLLAGVPAAYALARFKIKLKENIAFTFLSFRFAPEIAVIIPIFVIYRSLGLYNTYVGMILVYQLVTLPLIIWLMRGYFEDIPESIEQAARLDGYSRFAIFRKICLPLVKPGLASTAILAFIFAWNNFIFGLVLGAKETFPVTVGMLGFISYESVLWGQMAAASMVTILPEIVIALFIQKYLVRGLSFGAVRG; encoded by the coding sequence ATGAACAGCCGACACGAGCGTCTGGGTTTGGTGATCAGGAAGGCCCTGATCTATGCCGGCTTGGCCGTCATGCTGGCGCTGGCCCTGGCCCCGATCCTCTGGATCTTCCTGATCTCCCTCAAAACGGACAAGGAGATCATCGCCAGCGTTCCCCGGATCGTCTTTACCCCGACCCTGGAGAACTACAAGGCCATATTGATCGGGGTCAAGGCCGCCGGAGCGGAAACGGCCCGGCCCGAGTTCGTCCACTACTTCCTGAACAGCCTGATCATCACGAGCGGGGCCGTGCTGGTGTCCCTCCTGGCCGGCGTTCCGGCGGCCTACGCCCTGGCCCGGTTCAAGATCAAGCTCAAGGAGAACATCGCTTTCACGTTCCTGAGCTTCAGGTTCGCGCCCGAGATCGCCGTCATCATCCCCATCTTCGTGATCTACCGGAGCCTGGGGCTGTACAACACCTATGTCGGCATGATCCTCGTCTACCAGCTCGTCACCCTGCCGCTGATCATCTGGCTCATGCGCGGCTATTTCGAGGACATTCCCGAGTCGATCGAACAGGCGGCCCGCCTGGACGGCTATTCACGGTTCGCCATATTCCGCAAGATCTGCCTGCCGCTGGTCAAGCCGGGCCTGGCCTCGACCGCCATCCTGGCCTTCATCTTCGCCTGGAACAATTTCATCTTCGGGCTCGTCCTGGGCGCGAAAGAGACTTTCCCGGTCACCGTGGGCATGCTCGGCTTCATTTCGTACGAGTCGGTCCTCTGGGGGCAGATGGCGGCGGCCTCGATGGTGACCATCCTGCCCGAGATCGTCATCGCGCTGTTCATCCAAAAATACCTGGTCCGGGGCCTCAGTTTCGGGGCGGTGAGGGGTTAG
- a CDS encoding sugar ABC transporter permease — protein sequence MPTKNRFLARSEVYLFILPAALLTVGILYPFFLSVYYSLTDYRLGGASVGFVGIKNYLDLCRDASFWKALELTIGYTAAALVVQIGLGLSGALLLNNDVKGVQVARSLIILPLMMPPVIAALMWKIIMAPNGILNALAGLKAFSWLGTNGSALPSILIIDSWIYTPFVIVILLAGLRSLPQEPYEAARLDGGSAWFIFRKLTLPMLKPFIFVAALFRTIDSLKTFDIIYATTKGGPGSSTMLLQVKAYFASFRHYNMGSALAMMLVLWAVVYAMSQIFVKLWMKSSKSAMGR from the coding sequence ATGCCTACAAAAAATAGGTTCCTGGCGAGATCGGAGGTTTATCTCTTCATCCTTCCGGCGGCGCTTCTGACCGTCGGGATCCTGTATCCTTTTTTCCTGTCGGTCTATTACAGCCTGACCGATTACCGGTTGGGCGGCGCGAGCGTCGGCTTTGTCGGGATCAAGAATTATCTCGACCTGTGCCGCGACGCCTCGTTCTGGAAGGCTCTCGAGTTGACCATCGGCTATACGGCCGCGGCCCTGGTCGTTCAGATCGGGCTGGGGCTCAGCGGGGCCCTCCTTCTCAACAATGACGTCAAAGGCGTCCAGGTGGCCCGCTCGTTGATCATCCTGCCGTTGATGATGCCGCCGGTCATCGCGGCGCTGATGTGGAAGATCATTATGGCCCCCAACGGCATCCTGAACGCGCTCGCCGGCCTGAAAGCCTTCAGCTGGCTGGGCACGAACGGCTCCGCCCTGCCTTCCATCCTCATCATTGACAGTTGGATCTATACGCCCTTTGTCATCGTCATCCTGCTGGCTGGTCTGCGATCCCTGCCTCAAGAGCCCTACGAGGCAGCCCGGCTCGACGGCGGGTCCGCCTGGTTCATCTTCCGGAAGCTGACCCTGCCCATGCTGAAGCCGTTCATTTTCGTGGCCGCGCTGTTCCGAACAATCGATTCTCTGAAGACCTTCGATATCATTTATGCGACGACCAAGGGCGGTCCGGGAAGCTCGACCATGCTGCTCCAAGTCAAGGCCTATTTCGCCTCCTTCCGCCACTACAACATGGGATCGGCCCTGGCCATGATGCTTGTCCTCTGGGCCGTCGTCTACGCGATGAGCCAGATCTTCGTCAAACTCTGGATGAAGTCCTCCAAGAGCGCGATGGGACGATAG
- a CDS encoding sugar ABC transporter substrate-binding protein: MKKPLAILICLLIGFVASCRKEEPAASGPVQIRTARGELNWQACKGQVLYISLNKHPFTESLLPELAAFERLTGIKVDYGILGEEEYFEKLIVSLSTKSKTLDVFMTGPQLNWGYVDSGWVEPLNTFLDDPACVPDDYAVDDFYPSLLAANRWNRKFGKANLGQGSLWAIPIQVETYILAYRKDWAEKAGARPPRTYDEFPGFARKLGQAGGAYGIISRGLGTWPTINTGFLTGYASYGCVDFDESGKCRINAPRAVEFSRLWIKAIKESGPPDWPNTTWYDGKQKFCAGTFGMYPDCDFFAASYENPAGSSVVGKVGYAPPPAGPDGIVKSNLWSWGLAVNAASPRKLASWLFMLWATSREQLLSTALHGNMNPTRRSVWEHPEVRRITDRWAGYREVVDENITENAAIQWTPQRAFIATGDRWALALQEIWGGKDAQKALDEAASDIDRLVADAYKK; the protein is encoded by the coding sequence ATGAAGAAACCGCTGGCCATCCTTATATGCCTCCTCATCGGCTTCGTCGCGTCCTGCCGGAAGGAAGAGCCGGCCGCTTCCGGACCGGTTCAGATCCGGACGGCCCGGGGCGAGCTCAACTGGCAGGCCTGCAAAGGCCAGGTCCTCTATATCAGCCTCAACAAGCATCCCTTTACCGAATCCCTGCTCCCCGAGCTCGCGGCCTTCGAGAGATTGACCGGCATCAAGGTCGATTACGGCATCCTGGGAGAGGAAGAATACTTCGAGAAACTGATCGTCAGCTTGTCCACGAAGAGCAAGACGCTCGACGTCTTCATGACCGGTCCCCAGCTCAATTGGGGGTACGTCGATTCGGGCTGGGTGGAGCCTTTGAATACGTTCCTGGACGACCCGGCCTGCGTGCCGGACGACTATGCCGTCGACGATTTCTATCCCTCGCTCCTGGCGGCCAACCGATGGAACAGGAAGTTCGGCAAGGCCAACCTCGGCCAGGGCAGCCTCTGGGCCATTCCGATCCAGGTCGAGACGTACATACTCGCCTACCGGAAGGACTGGGCCGAGAAGGCCGGCGCCAGGCCGCCCCGGACCTATGACGAGTTCCCGGGCTTCGCCCGGAAGCTGGGCCAAGCGGGGGGGGCCTACGGCATCATCTCCCGCGGGCTCGGCACCTGGCCGACGATCAACACCGGGTTCCTCACCGGATATGCCTCCTATGGCTGCGTCGATTTCGACGAGAGCGGCAAGTGCCGCATCAATGCCCCGCGGGCGGTGGAATTCAGCCGGCTCTGGATCAAGGCCATCAAGGAATCCGGCCCGCCGGACTGGCCGAACACCACCTGGTACGACGGCAAGCAGAAGTTCTGCGCCGGGACGTTCGGCATGTACCCCGACTGCGACTTTTTCGCGGCCAGCTACGAGAACCCTGCCGGCTCGAGCGTCGTCGGCAAGGTCGGATACGCGCCGCCTCCCGCCGGACCCGACGGGATCGTCAAGTCCAACCTCTGGTCCTGGGGCCTGGCCGTCAACGCGGCCAGCCCGAGGAAGCTGGCCTCCTGGCTTTTCATGCTCTGGGCGACGAGCCGGGAACAGCTGCTGTCCACGGCCCTTCATGGCAACATGAACCCGACGCGCCGGTCGGTCTGGGAGCATCCCGAGGTGCGGCGGATCACCGACCGCTGGGCCGGATACCGGGAGGTCGTTGACGAGAACATCACGGAGAACGCGGCCATCCAATGGACGCCCCAGAGGGCCTTCATCGCCACGGGCGACCGGTGGGCCCTGGCCCTTCAGGAGATCTGGGGCGGCAAGGACGCCCAGAAGGCCCTCGACGAAGCCGCTTCCGATATCGACCGGCTGGTGGCAGATGCCTACAAAAAATAG
- a CDS encoding TonB-dependent receptor — protein MQKKFSTLLLVGLLILLTQALVAQETGEILGKVTDDESVGLPGVSITATSPNLQGKRAAVSDANGTFRFPLLPMGTYTLTLELKGFSSLMLENVGVKLGLVTSPIAVMKPATVDAQLTVIAEAPLIDKTKSDTSFNVDSRELAQMPIQGRTINEVLSYTPGVTGVRHDTIKGTGSGGTDYGGGSIRGEGPNGNNWLVDGLSKRASANNGFGTKINFDAWEEVQIISDGFSPELGATYGGIINIVTKSGSNQFHGEIGSLIWDHNLRASRKPQIAIAVEPVTSQYDFFGNIGGPIIKDKLWFFLSDNLWRKADDNEASSVGWLEIPAGQRRVNSNNVLGKLTYALADNHTLSFSGSYDSFLSQSGGFGLPDLYTKVDYEDYALRLNYKGILGANTLIEAAVGRSSQDSADAPLDDDYDSIRFSYSDINQAMGNVSSASGVIDQRTDFTTRFTQYLNTEKLGNHEIGLGAAYSYIFRKAYNHYTGRDWLIVPSDYWTGGSTITFTEQGVPYMLTQYRDQAYFNKGRMYSAYVKDKVTFGRLTLMLGLRSESQRIYDDQGAVVHEISWGLDKFLSPRASLSWDVTGDGANVIKFGFGRFSDTMIWDIMGYFTQGGQTTFVKYVWNGPTPTYDTDTEALKNFANWTYRSQQGGTDTVRAYKRVREGTGPDFMNKFILEYDRRIGANWAAKIRGVLSTHRDMLEDVALFDYTTAWYELINWDQKKRDYLGLELEINGRIGDKFILNSSYVWSSAKGSTPGNSEYVGNYGWSMYQTNGCFGDHYSGPDDSPLAGRYNWSYGFGGLDYGDEGWYGYLPYSCDHVVKVFGTYLAPYGIMVSASAQLYAGYHWSIWGFQTGYGSYCYFPYGRGTETVPAHTYVDLTLEKSFKIASRMVAGLRLNVSNLFNSQRAVSYGSGEGSTFFRQVWGRQFPRWVQLQASLSF, from the coding sequence ATGCAAAAGAAGTTCAGCACATTGCTTCTCGTAGGTTTGTTGATTCTTCTCACTCAGGCTCTTGTAGCCCAGGAGACCGGCGAGATCTTAGGCAAGGTCACGGATGACGAAAGCGTGGGCCTGCCGGGGGTCTCGATCACCGCGACCAGCCCGAATCTCCAGGGCAAGAGGGCCGCCGTCAGCGACGCGAACGGAACCTTCAGGTTCCCCTTGCTTCCCATGGGGACCTACACGCTGACGCTCGAGTTGAAGGGGTTCTCGTCCCTGATGCTGGAGAATGTCGGCGTGAAGCTCGGCCTGGTGACGAGCCCGATAGCGGTCATGAAGCCGGCGACCGTCGACGCCCAGCTCACCGTCATCGCCGAGGCCCCTTTAATCGACAAGACGAAATCGGACACGTCGTTCAACGTCGATTCCAGGGAGCTGGCCCAGATGCCCATCCAGGGCCGGACCATCAATGAGGTCCTCAGCTACACGCCCGGCGTGACGGGCGTGCGCCACGACACCATCAAGGGAACGGGCAGCGGCGGAACCGACTACGGCGGCGGCAGCATCCGCGGCGAGGGGCCGAACGGGAACAACTGGCTCGTGGACGGGCTGTCCAAGAGGGCCTCGGCCAACAATGGTTTCGGCACCAAGATCAACTTCGACGCCTGGGAAGAGGTCCAGATCATCTCCGACGGGTTCTCCCCCGAGCTGGGAGCCACGTACGGCGGGATCATCAATATCGTGACCAAATCCGGCAGCAACCAGTTCCACGGCGAGATCGGCTCCCTGATCTGGGACCATAACCTCCGGGCTTCGCGGAAGCCCCAGATCGCGATCGCCGTCGAGCCGGTCACGTCCCAGTACGATTTCTTCGGCAACATCGGCGGCCCCATCATCAAGGACAAGCTCTGGTTCTTCCTGTCCGACAACCTCTGGCGCAAGGCCGACGACAACGAAGCCAGCTCGGTCGGCTGGCTGGAGATCCCGGCGGGCCAGCGGCGGGTCAACAGCAACAACGTGCTCGGCAAGCTGACCTATGCCCTGGCGGACAACCACACCCTGTCCTTCAGCGGATCCTATGATTCGTTCCTCAGCCAATCCGGCGGCTTCGGGCTGCCGGACCTCTATACCAAGGTGGACTACGAGGATTATGCCCTGCGCCTGAACTACAAGGGCATCCTCGGCGCCAACACCCTGATCGAGGCGGCCGTCGGGAGGAGCAGTCAAGACAGCGCGGACGCCCCCCTCGACGACGATTACGACAGCATCCGGTTCTCCTACTCCGACATCAACCAGGCCATGGGCAACGTCTCTTCGGCGTCCGGGGTCATCGACCAGAGGACGGATTTCACGACGAGATTCACCCAATACCTGAACACGGAAAAACTCGGGAACCACGAGATCGGCCTGGGCGCGGCCTATTCGTACATCTTCCGGAAGGCCTACAACCACTATACCGGAAGGGACTGGCTCATCGTGCCCAGCGACTACTGGACCGGCGGCTCGACCATCACCTTCACGGAGCAGGGCGTTCCTTACATGCTGACCCAGTACCGGGACCAGGCCTATTTCAACAAAGGCCGCATGTACTCGGCGTATGTGAAGGATAAGGTCACGTTCGGACGGTTGACCCTGATGCTGGGCCTCCGCTCGGAGTCCCAGAGGATCTACGACGACCAGGGCGCCGTCGTTCATGAGATCAGCTGGGGGCTGGACAAGTTCCTGTCCCCGCGGGCCTCGCTGAGCTGGGATGTGACCGGCGACGGGGCCAACGTCATCAAGTTCGGTTTCGGCCGCTTCTCCGACACCATGATCTGGGACATCATGGGCTACTTCACCCAGGGCGGACAGACGACCTTCGTCAAGTATGTTTGGAACGGCCCGACGCCGACCTATGATACGGATACGGAAGCCCTGAAGAACTTCGCCAACTGGACCTACAGGTCCCAGCAGGGAGGAACGGATACGGTCCGGGCCTACAAGCGCGTCCGTGAGGGCACGGGCCCGGATTTCATGAACAAGTTCATCCTGGAATACGACCGCCGCATCGGGGCAAATTGGGCGGCCAAGATCAGGGGCGTCCTTTCGACCCACCGCGACATGCTCGAGGACGTGGCTCTGTTCGACTACACGACCGCCTGGTACGAGCTTATCAATTGGGATCAGAAGAAACGGGATTACTTGGGCCTCGAGCTGGAGATCAACGGCCGGATCGGCGACAAGTTCATCCTGAACAGCTCCTACGTCTGGTCGTCGGCCAAGGGCTCGACCCCCGGCAACTCGGAATATGTCGGGAATTACGGCTGGTCGATGTACCAGACCAACGGCTGCTTCGGGGACCATTACTCCGGACCCGACGATTCCCCCCTGGCCGGACGCTACAACTGGTCCTACGGGTTCGGCGGCCTGGATTACGGCGACGAGGGCTGGTACGGCTACCTGCCCTACAGCTGCGACCATGTGGTCAAGGTCTTCGGCACCTACCTCGCGCCCTACGGCATCATGGTCAGCGCCAGCGCCCAGCTCTATGCCGGCTATCACTGGTCGATCTGGGGCTTCCAGACGGGATACGGATCCTATTGCTACTTCCCGTACGGACGGGGGACGGAGACTGTCCCGGCCCATACTTACGTCGATCTGACGCTCGAAAAGAGCTTCAAGATCGCGTCGAGGATGGTCGCCGGACTGCGCCTCAACGTCTCCAACCTCTTCAACTCGCAGCGTGCCGTTTCCTACGGCAGCGGCGAGGGAAGCACGTTCTTCCGTCAAGTCTGGGGCCGGCAGTTCCCTCGCTGGGTTCAGCTCCAGGCAAGCCTCTCATTCTGA
- a CDS encoding CehA/McbA family metallohydrolase — translation MTERIPFISLLALAVMLAGPACQRAGSDHWFRGNLHTHTTNSDDGDASPETAVNWYRSHGYQFLAITDHNVLTAVEDLRGLSDGTFLLIPGMEVTDRANDIPIHVLALGLRDGTLKPAGGSDALGCLQNNVTAVRAAGAVPIMCHPNWGWAYGSEELLRVRDCVFFEVLNAHPGVNNAGGNGRPGTEQIWDDVLSRGKKLYGFGTDDMHAIATYPGKSWVMVRAPELSEKAILAAFEKGDFYVSTGVVLESIRVRRAKVRLRIRAEKGATLTTLFIGSGGRILGRVTGPSPAFKLPQGERYVRAKVTDGQGRVALTQPLIYRENP, via the coding sequence GTGACCGAACGAATACCGTTCATTTCGCTCCTCGCCCTGGCCGTCATGCTCGCCGGCCCGGCCTGCCAGCGGGCCGGATCCGATCATTGGTTCAGGGGGAACCTTCATACCCACACGACGAACTCCGATGACGGCGACGCGTCCCCCGAGACGGCCGTCAACTGGTACCGGTCGCATGGCTACCAGTTCCTGGCCATCACCGATCATAACGTCCTGACGGCTGTGGAGGACTTGCGGGGCCTGTCGGACGGGACCTTCCTTCTCATCCCCGGCATGGAGGTCACCGACAGGGCTAATGATATCCCCATCCATGTGCTGGCCCTGGGCCTGCGCGATGGGACCTTGAAGCCGGCCGGAGGCTCCGACGCCCTCGGCTGCCTCCAGAACAACGTGACGGCCGTCCGTGCGGCCGGCGCCGTGCCGATCATGTGCCATCCCAACTGGGGCTGGGCCTACGGCTCCGAGGAACTCCTCCGCGTCCGGGACTGCGTCTTTTTCGAGGTCCTGAACGCCCACCCCGGGGTCAACAACGCCGGCGGGAACGGGAGACCCGGCACGGAGCAGATCTGGGACGACGTCCTGAGCCGGGGAAAGAAGCTGTATGGGTTCGGCACCGATGACATGCACGCCATCGCCACCTATCCGGGGAAATCCTGGGTCATGGTACGGGCTCCGGAGTTGAGCGAAAAGGCCATCTTGGCCGCTTTCGAAAAGGGCGATTTCTATGTCAGCACAGGCGTCGTTCTCGAGTCCATCCGGGTCCGCCGGGCAAAGGTCCGCCTCCGGATCCGGGCCGAGAAGGGGGCGACGCTGACCACCCTGTTCATCGGTTCGGGCGGGCGCATCCTGGGCCGCGTTACGGGCCCGTCGCCCGCCTTCAAGCTTCCGCAGGGCGAACGTTACGTCCGGGCCAAGGTCACGGACGGCCAGGGCCGGGTCGCGCTGACCCAGCCCCTCATCTACCGCGAGAACCCATAG
- a CDS encoding GntR family transcriptional regulator, with amino-acid sequence MVKLYLDKTNKIPMYLQLKDLIKYYISTGVIKHNELLPGVVRLAKELGINFETVRNAYKELEKEGLVSMKRGKGTYALLPGTVPPNAGAPPESAAAHGVDPEAELRQAVTRMMQGGRTKAEVRALIDAALQDIPAAGSSPFVIFTECSGYQVREISKTLQKELKVEVRPVVVGDLQAEIAGLQGREGDLLAIVTTGFHLNEVREIVGSRPIDIQILITNMSPETRNRLSSFNRGTKFGFICRDVDSNSVFVDVLKTELGKGIRLLSCLVTDDAEVDRILGTVDVLLLTPTVYEDIRQRTPKSLPVFNVFDCIDPVSLMIVQTYISQKVGAARR; translated from the coding sequence ATGGTCAAATTGTATCTCGACAAGACCAACAAGATCCCCATGTATCTTCAGCTCAAGGACCTGATCAAGTATTACATTTCGACGGGCGTCATCAAGCACAACGAGCTGCTCCCGGGCGTCGTACGCCTGGCCAAGGAGCTGGGGATCAATTTCGAGACGGTCCGCAACGCCTATAAAGAGCTCGAAAAAGAAGGGCTCGTCTCCATGAAGCGCGGCAAGGGGACTTACGCCCTGCTCCCCGGGACCGTGCCGCCGAACGCCGGGGCGCCGCCCGAGAGCGCCGCGGCGCACGGTGTCGATCCGGAAGCCGAATTGAGGCAGGCCGTCACGAGAATGATGCAGGGCGGCCGGACCAAGGCGGAGGTCCGGGCCCTGATCGACGCGGCCCTCCAGGACATCCCGGCCGCCGGCTCCAGCCCGTTCGTCATCTTCACCGAGTGCAGCGGCTACCAGGTCCGCGAGATCTCGAAGACCCTCCAAAAGGAGCTGAAGGTCGAGGTCAGGCCGGTCGTCGTCGGCGATCTGCAGGCGGAGATCGCGGGTCTTCAGGGCCGGGAGGGGGATCTGCTGGCGATCGTCACGACCGGCTTCCATCTCAACGAAGTGCGCGAGATCGTCGGGTCCCGTCCCATCGATATCCAGATCCTGATCACCAACATGTCTCCCGAAACCCGGAATCGCCTGAGCTCGTTCAACCGCGGCACGAAGTTCGGATTCATCTGCCGGGACGTCGATTCCAATTCGGTCTTTGTGGACGTGCTTAAAACGGAGCTGGGAAAGGGCATCCGGCTCTTGTCCTGTCTCGTCACCGACGACGCCGAGGTGGACAGGATCCTGGGCACGGTCGATGTGCTCCTGCTCACGCCGACGGTGTACGAGGATATCCGGCAACGGACACCCAAGAGTCTTCCCGTCTTCAATGTCTTCGACTGTATCGACCCGGTGTCCCTCATGATCGTCCAGACATATATCAGCCAGAAAGTCGGGGCCGCGCGACGCTAG
- a CDS encoding DUF3152 domain-containing protein, with product MVRTRLAKRTSGPGEAARRARAFAQPSAILALAVLIGLSAACGGRGFPKLVRRYSGSGRLLRMNLVSAPFPHPQRQNGYSHEGDHYPRRGHYDDDSVAVFVPNGYRPGERVDLVFYFHGWDRDLAGVLRSYQVIEQFARSGKNAILVLPQGPKRARDSFGGKLEDADGFRNLVGDVLAELRRTGAIMTETPGDLILAGHSGGYHAIASILARGGLSENVKEVFLFDALYGEIPAFTDWQARQQGKIIDIYTEDGGTREESRGLMEEFDRGRVPYLAAMDAEVTHQDLRDHRLIFLFSRSGHDEVVYETDGFARFLSASVLDDLPGRATAPPAEVRVAYWAEVRSADPALADFPGAVHDILTDPRGWARAGFAFERDPEATYRVIIAEGGEADRLCAPYNTRSLYSCQNGPLVVINADRWRRATPEWTGDLPAYRIMVINHEVGHLLHMHHPLPQCPGPGLPAPIMAQQSTELGECRPNPWPLEWEIELAARRLEPLAPGYDHDPAGHRPKPPLAVR from the coding sequence ATGGTCCGAACGCGGCTCGCGAAGCGAACCAGCGGCCCCGGCGAAGCCGCACGGCGCGCCCGGGCCTTCGCCCAGCCGTCGGCCATCCTGGCCCTGGCCGTCCTCATCGGACTTTCCGCCGCGTGCGGCGGCCGCGGGTTCCCGAAACTGGTGAGGAGATACTCCGGGTCCGGCCGTCTGCTGAGGATGAATCTGGTCTCCGCGCCCTTTCCCCACCCGCAACGGCAAAACGGCTATTCCCACGAGGGGGATCATTATCCCCGGCGCGGCCATTACGACGACGACTCCGTGGCCGTGTTCGTGCCGAATGGCTATCGGCCGGGCGAGCGGGTCGACCTGGTCTTCTATTTCCACGGCTGGGATCGGGACCTGGCCGGGGTCCTCCGATCCTATCAGGTCATCGAACAGTTCGCGCGCAGCGGCAAGAACGCGATCCTCGTTCTGCCGCAGGGGCCCAAGCGCGCCCGGGACTCGTTCGGCGGGAAGCTGGAGGACGCGGACGGGTTCAGGAACCTGGTCGGCGACGTCCTGGCCGAGTTGAGACGGACCGGAGCGATCATGACCGAAACCCCCGGCGATCTCATCCTGGCCGGGCACAGCGGCGGCTACCATGCCATCGCCTCGATCCTGGCACGCGGCGGCCTCTCCGAGAACGTCAAAGAGGTCTTCCTGTTCGATGCGCTCTACGGGGAGATCCCCGCCTTCACCGATTGGCAGGCCCGTCAACAGGGGAAGATCATCGATATCTATACCGAGGACGGCGGCACCCGGGAGGAAAGCCGGGGCCTAATGGAGGAATTCGACCGTGGCCGGGTTCCGTACCTGGCCGCGATGGATGCCGAGGTCACTCACCAGGACCTCCGGGATCACCGCCTCATTTTCCTCTTCTCCCGGTCGGGACATGACGAGGTAGTTTATGAGACGGACGGCTTCGCCAGATTCCTGAGCGCGAGCGTTCTCGATGATCTGCCCGGCCGGGCCACGGCCCCCCCGGCGGAAGTCAGGGTGGCCTACTGGGCGGAGGTCCGCTCGGCCGATCCGGCCCTGGCCGACTTTCCGGGCGCCGTGCACGACATCCTGACCGACCCGCGCGGCTGGGCCCGGGCCGGGTTCGCGTTCGAGCGGGACCCTGAGGCGACGTACCGCGTCATCATCGCCGAAGGCGGCGAAGCCGATCGCCTCTGCGCTCCCTATAACACCCGGAGCCTGTATTCCTGCCAGAACGGTCCGCTCGTGGTCATCAACGCCGACCGCTGGCGCCGGGCCACGCCGGAGTGGACGGGCGATCTCCCGGCCTATCGCATCATGGTCATCAATCACGAGGTGGGGCACCTCCTGCATATGCACCATCCCTTACCCCAGTGCCCCGGGCCCGGCCTGCCGGCTCCGATCATGGCTCAGCAGAGCACAGAGCTCGGGGAGTGCCGGCCGAATCCCTGGCCGCTCGAATGGGAGATCGAGCTGGCGGCGCGGCGGCTCGAGCCGCTCGCGCCGGGATACGACCATGACCCCGCCGGCCACCGGCCCAAGCCGCCGCTGGCGGTCCGTTGA
- a CDS encoding tetratricopeptide repeat protein, with protein MAKFIRPVTLLVLLAPALLFPQGLARRVLVEVKDSSQQPVGGVKVTVSSSDQGALRKDYVTNKRGQSSFLLASEIKTAVFRLEKEGFQTHEESLAIAGLAKTRDEGRLAAFSLYRTGERTPGQQLAKNQNNQKAWARVDQGIELFNQGNFAAAIVEFTEAVKIDPEIPEAHQNLASAHYRAGSYAQAVEAAQKALALNPGSSQMVKLLAVAYSHLGQEDKALEYQERLKDFPDSEFSAEELYNLGVVEANKKNDAEAARYFEKSARAKPSFALVHYQLGLCYFRLGKNEGAKTELTAYLTLAPEGEGCETAKTILAGIK; from the coding sequence ATGGCGAAATTTATCCGTCCGGTCACGCTGCTCGTTCTGCTGGCCCCGGCACTTCTCTTCCCGCAAGGCCTGGCCCGCCGCGTTCTCGTCGAAGTGAAGGATTCCTCTCAGCAGCCGGTCGGGGGCGTCAAAGTCACCGTCTCGAGCTCCGACCAGGGCGCCTTACGCAAGGATTATGTCACCAACAAGCGGGGGCAATCCTCTTTCCTCCTCGCTTCGGAGATCAAGACGGCCGTGTTCAGGCTCGAGAAGGAGGGCTTTCAAACCCACGAGGAATCGCTGGCGATCGCCGGGCTGGCGAAAACACGGGACGAAGGCAGGCTGGCGGCGTTCTCCCTTTACCGGACCGGCGAGCGGACGCCGGGGCAGCAGCTGGCGAAGAACCAGAACAACCAGAAAGCCTGGGCCCGCGTCGACCAGGGGATCGAGCTCTTCAACCAGGGGAACTTCGCGGCGGCCATCGTCGAGTTCACCGAGGCCGTGAAGATAGACCCGGAGATCCCCGAGGCCCATCAGAACCTCGCCTCCGCTCATTATCGGGCCGGGTCGTACGCCCAGGCCGTCGAGGCGGCCCAGAAGGCCCTGGCGCTCAACCCCGGCTCGTCCCAGATGGTCAAGCTGCTCGCGGTCGCGTACTCACATCTGGGTCAGGAAGACAAGGCGCTCGAATACCAGGAGCGGCTGAAGGACTTTCCCGATTCGGAGTTCTCGGCCGAAGAGCTTTATAACCTGGGCGTTGTCGAAGCCAACAAGAAGAACGACGCCGAAGCGGCCCGCTATTTCGAAAAATCGGCCCGCGCCAAGCCCTCGTTCGCCCTGGTCCATTATCAGCTGGGCCTGTGCTATTTCCGGCTCGGGAAAAACGAGGGCGCCAAGACCGAGCTGACGGCCTATTTAACCCTGGCGCCGGAGGGGGAGGGCTGCGAAACGGCCAAGACCATCCTGGCCGGCATCAAGTAA